The Candidatus Hinthialibacter antarcticus genome has a segment encoding these proteins:
- a CDS encoding adenylate kinase, producing the protein MTDTSQSIPTFSILGPPGCGKGTQAEFIKSDLGFLHVSSGDIFRHALARGDENAAAAQDLMQRGELVPDEMIKTMVHDELQDVLREAGKPKGVLLDGFPRTVGQAEMMDDLLSDLGLYFVGMLNLEVPESLLIERLLKRGQGAEKRPDDNEDVIRERMRVWKEKTFPLEDYYKKHGNLFSFDGVGSPEDVFGRLKPIMVENAKLA; encoded by the coding sequence ATGACAGATACATCCCAATCTATTCCGACATTTTCCATCCTTGGACCTCCGGGGTGCGGTAAAGGCACTCAGGCTGAATTCATCAAATCCGATTTGGGGTTTTTGCATGTGAGTTCGGGCGACATTTTTCGTCATGCGCTGGCCCGCGGCGACGAGAACGCCGCCGCCGCCCAAGATTTGATGCAACGCGGCGAACTGGTTCCTGATGAAATGATTAAAACGATGGTTCACGATGAGTTGCAAGATGTTCTTCGTGAAGCGGGCAAACCCAAGGGCGTCTTGTTAGACGGGTTCCCCCGTACGGTTGGCCAGGCGGAAATGATGGACGATCTACTTTCAGACCTTGGTTTGTATTTCGTCGGCATGTTAAACCTGGAAGTTCCCGAATCATTGCTCATCGAACGCTTGCTCAAGCGCGGACAAGGCGCCGAAAAACGCCCCGACGACAACGAAGACGTGATCCGTGAACGTATGCGCGTGTGGAAAGAAAAAACCTTCCCGCTAGAAGATTACTACAAAAAACACGGCAACCTGTTTTCATTTGACGGCGTTGGATCACCGGAAGACGTATTCGGCCGCTTGAAACCAATCATGGTGGAAAACGCCAAGTTAGCCTAA
- a CDS encoding cation diffusion facilitator family transporter has product MDQHSQSEFSYTGSVEGRAMLLSLFMAVIIIFIKGAAYFQSGSLAIFSDFIESAIQLPVIVFAAYSLSLKHRPPDENHLYGHGKIQFISAALEGGLVIAAAMLIWYETGVAIAHGYELDDMKLAAVFSIIAAGLNGFVGWYLIRTGKRVNSFILIADGKHILSDFVTTAATLTGAVCAWLTGWIVLDTLAAILAGAYILTVGLKLVRQSVGGLLDEADSDVDRIVRKVLKVESEEHSWDYHALRHRSEGDKHWVELHLVFKPDVSLDEAHDEASHLEDELRQALDQPVTVTTHLEPEGKEADKDPHAEIKETPS; this is encoded by the coding sequence ATGGACCAGCATTCGCAGTCTGAGTTTTCTTATACCGGGTCAGTCGAAGGCCGCGCCATGTTGCTGTCTTTATTTATGGCGGTGATAATTATTTTTATCAAAGGCGCGGCTTACTTCCAATCAGGATCGCTCGCCATTTTTTCGGATTTCATCGAATCCGCCATCCAACTCCCCGTTATCGTATTCGCCGCTTATTCACTCTCATTAAAACACCGCCCGCCGGATGAAAACCACTTGTACGGCCATGGAAAAATTCAATTTATATCGGCCGCGCTTGAAGGCGGACTCGTCATTGCGGCGGCGATGTTAATCTGGTATGAAACAGGAGTAGCCATCGCGCACGGCTATGAATTAGACGACATGAAGCTCGCAGCCGTGTTTTCTATCATCGCGGCAGGCTTGAATGGCTTTGTCGGGTGGTATTTGATCCGTACCGGCAAGCGGGTGAATTCCTTCATTCTGATTGCTGACGGCAAGCATATTCTCTCCGATTTCGTTACCACCGCCGCCACGCTCACTGGCGCCGTCTGCGCCTGGCTGACGGGATGGATCGTCCTAGACACGTTGGCCGCGATTCTTGCAGGCGCGTATATCCTGACCGTCGGGCTAAAGCTTGTACGTCAATCGGTCGGCGGCCTGCTTGATGAGGCTGATTCAGATGTTGACCGCATCGTACGCAAAGTTCTTAAAGTCGAGTCGGAAGAACACAGTTGGGATTACCACGCGCTGCGGCACCGCTCAGAAGGCGACAAACATTGGGTAGAGTTGCATCTCGTCTTCAAGCCGGATGTCTCGCTTGATGAGGCGCACGACGAAGCCAGCCATTTAGAAGATGAACTTCGCCAAGCACTCGACCAACCCGTTACGGTAACAACGCACCTCGAGCCAGAAGGCAAAGAAGCCGATAAAGACCCGCACGCCGAAATCAAGGAGACGCCGTCATGA
- a CDS encoding cupin domain-containing protein: protein MTTENKRFMVRYEEEVETEKSTCGWRKRLVSREDKTPAYLHTVHINGSKAHYHNRATEFYYVLNGEGSITLDGASFPLKKGMLIQIDPGCVHSSEGDHEVLVIGIPDIAEDDIFFTDDAS, encoded by the coding sequence ATGACAACGGAAAATAAGCGATTTATGGTTCGATATGAAGAAGAAGTCGAAACCGAAAAAAGCACCTGCGGCTGGCGAAAGCGACTGGTTTCACGAGAAGATAAAACGCCAGCGTACCTACACACCGTTCATATTAATGGCTCAAAGGCGCATTACCACAATCGGGCGACTGAATTCTATTATGTGTTAAATGGCGAAGGCTCCATCACATTGGATGGGGCCTCGTTTCCATTAAAAAAAGGGATGTTGATTCAAATTGATCCGGGTTGCGTCCATTCATCCGAAGGCGACCATGAAGTGCTGGTAATCGGCATTCCTGACATCGCTGAGGATGATATCTTCTTTACGGACGACGCCTCTTAA